In Cryptomeria japonica chromosome 5, Sugi_1.0, whole genome shotgun sequence, the genomic window ATACAAGCTCTAATATCATATGAGATATGCAGTAGCAAAACTATCTATCTACTCACTAATTACATGCTTTATATAACTTTTAAACAATACAATCAATTCCTATATACTTAAAGATTAATTAAAACTAATTTACTACCTCTTATAGATATATCTCTGCCAGCTCTATAGCACACTGCCAGCAACATATTTACGCATTTCGTCATGAATTATAACATAAAGAAATGAAGGTGAATTACCAGCTACATTCCTTCGCGCTACTCTGCAAAATAGGAAAGGGATGGGATGAGAAACTCTCATTAACGTGTGAAAATCATCCTTTCATTTCTCTTGGTTGACCCGTTTTGTAATTGTTTTTAAATGAAATTCTACTGCTCTACATTATTTTTTTCAATGTAAGACCCGTCTCATTAATTGTCACTTTCATTCTTTTTCAATGTAAGAAAAATGAAGGATTCAAAAAAGGTGTCGACAGGGACAACCAGTGGTTTGCtctaaaaaaaactttaataaattaGAATTAATTTGTTTAAAGTTGTTGAATAATATGTTAGAACTGAATGATTTCTTGGCGTtgcttgttattattatttattattttaaatataattatttttttatcattttacaaatagataaatattatttttaagttCAATTATGTTTGTGTCTAAATTACTAAAAGTGTGTGAATCTAAAATATCTAATGAAATAAAAATGCAGTTGAATCCAATAGTAATCTTATCTAATCACATAGACTTGCAGAAAAGTCATGTCTATTATTGTTCAAAAATATCTCTTGTAATGAAATTCAGAAAGGTTGACTGAAAAATATACACAATTGATTTGAAAAACAATCTTGTCTGACTCACATTGCTTGTAATACAAGACATTTCTATAATTatctttaatttaaatattttattttttttccatcattaaataatttaatgtttaaaaatagaaaaaaagattATTTGTATATTCAACTGTTTGTTACTAAATCATTGGAAGAGTGCTAATCTAAAATATCTAATGAACAGCAGACAAAGTTGAATCCCAACACAATCTTATCTAATCACATGGGCTGTCAAAAAGTCATGCCTATTATTGTTTAAAAATATCTTTTGGAATGAAATTCAAAATTGTTGATTGAAAAATAAACACAGCTGAATTCAGAAACAATCTTGTCCGATTCACATAGATGACCATAAACCCATACTTACCATTCTTTGAAAATAACTCttgcaatgaaatttcaaaaaattgactGAAAAACAAATACTCAGAAACAACCTTATCTAATCtacatagaaaatagaaaatttattttgAGATGAACTTTCAAAAGATTGACTGAAAAATAAATACAATTGAATTAAAAAACCTATCTATTATAAAAAACTCAAGCCTATTGTTGAAAACTAAATCTTTCAGTCAAATTTATTTTCCACTCTAAAATTAGGAGCCGTGTCTGCAATTGAATATTGATCTGGTTTCTTTCTTTGACCAAATCTGTAAACAATGTAGTACAAACGAATCAAGTAACAtttcacaaaaaataaaaataaatatgggCTTACCTTTGACCAAAGTAGTGGTCTAAAATTTGGACTGTAAAACCATTTAGTATTTAAATGGACTCATTGTAAGCCAAGAAAATCATTTACACAAACAATATGATGCCTGAATACAAGTCTCCAAGTGGTTCGAAAAAACCCATATGGTACAGCGTGGTGCTGCTGCTTTCCCTGCTCCTTAATGGATACTTGCTTCTTCGTCCCTCAGATCATAGGCAGTTGTTGGACGGTGATAATAGGAAGGGCAGAATGTTAATAAGTGAAAATAGGGGGTGGAGCAGAAGAGCTGCAGATGAAGCAGAAGCAGTAGCAGCACAGTACCAGTGCTCTGGCCATGGTTATGTGTTTGTGGATACCTTTCTAACAGATCATAATGGATCCTTCGTTTGTGAATGTAATCCCTGCTACACTGGACCTGACTGTTCACACCTCATTTCAGATTGTGTGGTGGACGCCAACCAGTTAGTCACACTCTCTTCTACCATTTGATTACTAAATTGCTTGTCACTAGTTCATCTTCAAGTCTTAAGTATAGATGATTTTCCGATACCCACTTTTGATCTCACATTGTTGGTATTCAAGGCTCCTAGTTTTTTTTGTTTGGCTTTAAGCTTTGGTCTAGTTCTAATATCATATTGAAACTTTTGTATAGGTCATTGAGGATTTGAATCTAGGGTCATCATCTATTTGTTACAATGAATTTCACTGTTCAAACTTCTTTTCAAATTGTGCGGTGGACGTTAATAAATTATCCATGTTCTTTTCTATCATTAGATTGCAAGCTAACTTATTTATGACTAGTTGATTTATAATCTATCATGATTCATTAGATTGCAAGCTAACTTATTTATGACTAGTTGATTTATAATCTATCTTGATTTATTAGCCATGCTCTTTTTATAGATCTAACTTATAAGTTAGTACTAGGTTAGTACTTGTGACTTGTACTAGTTCATATTTATAGACTTGGAAGTTATAATCTAGCGTATTTGTGACTTTTCTTAAGTATTCATCAATACCTCTCGTTTGCTAATAATTTTTATTACCCAATGTTTGTATTGCAGAGGAGATCCTACTTTCTTAGAGCCATTCTGGATTGCAAATGCAGAAGCAGGAGCAACTGTAGTACCAGCATGGTACCGAATGAGCTACGACGTAAACAACGCTTTAGAATATTCTGCCACATCTCCAGAGTTAGAGAAACAGATTCGTGCCCTTCATGAGATGGTGGGAAACGCAGTGACAAAAGGCAGATATATTGTTCTGGGAACAGGTTCTACCCAGCTTATCAATGCCGCAGTTTACAGCCTTTCCCAGGCTCATGCTCGAAACCCCTCAAAAGTGGTCGCAGCCATTCCATATTACGGGGTAAAATAgcttcatttcttttcattttagaTTTGTTTAGGTGATTTATCCTAAATAGGCCGGTTTAAACACAATGTTCTAAGTAGTTCATTTGAACACTCATTTTTCTAAgacattctatatctctttcttatTTCGAAGGAAAAGTAATTGTAATAATAGTAGCTGATGAAAATTGTAATTAGTTTCaggaatatttttaattaatatatgtgCTTGTTGTACAGTCATATCGAGATCAAACAGAAATGTTCGACTCAAACGACTATGTGTGGAAGGGCGATGCGAGAGCTTGGGTTAAAAAATCAGAGTTTCTAAATTCGTCTACATTCATTGAATTTGTTACATCTCCAAACAACCCAGATGGCCTGTTGAAGAAAGGCGTTCTGACAAGTAAGAACGTAAAAGATATATATGATCATGCCTATTACTGGCCTCACTACACAGGAATCCCACGCCCAGCCAATGAAGATATTATGCTTTTCACCCTCTCCAAGGTCACGGGCCACGCAGGATCCAGGCTCGGGTATAAACTCcatttttactttctctttcacattAGAAAATTTATGAAAtacattatttgtttttcattgttGTTTTTAGATTAGATTGTGCATAGATTAGATTGTGCAGAAGTTTTTCATGGATGTTTCAGATCAATtttctatgattcatcatcagtaTCAGATATCAAATAACCTGAGATTGAAATCTTAAATGTTGATAAGAAAATTTTTACAAAATCTAATCCAGAAATAAAGGCCACATTGCTTTAATTTGTTGTTTTTAGATTAAATTGTGTAGAATTTTTTGTCTTTCAGATCACACTTTATCATCTATCATCAagttaataaaaaactaaaaagaaCAAAAGATGATAGTGAAATATGATCAATAGAATAGGTTGATTAAAAAATTTCTACATAGTCTAATTCACAAACAAAAAtgactaaattttgatttatttcgaTGATAATTTGATCTGTTTTTTTGAATAATAAGCAAGAATTCTGAAATTTTGAGAGGTTTTGAAGGTGGGCCATTGTAAAAGACTACGATGTGTACGAGAAGATGTACGATTATGTTGAAGAAAATACATTGGGTGTATCGCACGATACGCAGCTTCGAACGACCATACTATTAAAAGCAATTGTAAATGGTTACAAACAGAAAAAGCAAATGGAAAAGAGGCACACAGATGAAAAGCAATTGCTTTTCCACTACGCATACAGTGTAATGAGAAACCGCTGGCAAAGACTGGAGAAAATTTTCAGTGGCTCTCATCGTTTCTCTCTTCAGAGTTTGGAGCCTCGTTACTGCACCTTTTTCAAGAAGGTCACCGGCCCCTCACCAGGTAAGTGGATTAAGATAATAATGATATCAGATTTCATAATTTATGATATggattgttgttgttgtaagaatatAGGAATTTTAGAGTGTGATTCATAAATTTTTTtacataatttaattaaaaaacaagaatcatcatataaatatatgtatactaaGTTATTATCAATAATACTCACTCTGTAATATACAAAATAGATTGTAGAGCTGATATGGAAAGAAATGTAATTTGTTTTCAGCATATGCATGGGTGAAATGTGAGAAGGAGGAGGAGACTGATTGCACAGGGGTGCTTAGGAAAGCAGGCATCATTGGACGGAATGCTAGTGTGTTTGAAGCAGATAAACGTTATGTTCGACTCAGTTTGCTCAAGAGAGATGACAATTTTGCATTGTTGGAGCGTCGCCTTCAGGCTCTAGTTTCTTAATATGGGGCATCAAACTTTGCATTCAATAGAACTTGATAAATACCTCATTCAACATCATTATTACTAACAATTATCATTGTCAATAGATATACAATTATGTATACCACAAATAAAATAGATGTAAGAGTTATTGATGTTGATATATAAGAGTTATTAATGTTCCTATTAAGAGGAATATTGAAGGATAAATGTATGGAATAAGATATATGTGAAGGGAAAAACCAAAAATTTGAGTGAATATTTATTCTATGAATAATAAAAAGTGTGTTTGTGATTTCTTCGAtctattttttattcattttgtaTAAAGTTTTTGATTATgaaacaaataggttttgaagggacccaaaggCCTTTTGTATAAAGTTATATTAAACTGTTAAGATATTTTTAATGTGAATAGACTTCAGAAGTCTTATATTAAAGATAACATATTTTATGATAAATAAATgtacaaaaaatatattttatttacatATAAAATAACATGTTATTTTGAATGAGAAAGAAAAATGTGTTTTGCGATTAGAAGTTTAATTTTAGTAGTCATTAAACTGGTGGCATAGAGAACAAGGAGTAAGTTACAAAATTCCAATTCTTCATTATAAGtataaacaagtgccacatagtggctagtacttgccttgtttttagtatagttttaataataattatgatttaattttaataatgattatattttaaaaattataataattaagattaaaaaattaaacataattatttcataataattaaa contains:
- the LOC131068744 gene encoding tryptophan aminotransferase-related protein 3; amino-acid sequence: MMPEYKSPSGSKKPIWYSVVLLLSLLLNGYLLLRPSDHRQLLDGDNRKGRMLISENRGWSRRAADEAEAVAAQYQCSGHGYVFVDTFLTDHNGSFVCECNPCYTGPDCSHLISDCVVDANQGDPTFLEPFWIANAEAGATVVPAWYRMSYDVNNALEYSATSPELEKQIRALHEMVGNAVTKGRYIVLGTGSTQLINAAVYSLSQAHARNPSKVVAAIPYYGSYRDQTEMFDSNDYVWKGDARAWVKKSEFLNSSTFIEFVTSPNNPDGLLKKGVLTSKNVKDIYDHAYYWPHYTGIPRPANEDIMLFTLSKVTGHAGSRLGWAIVKDYDVYEKMYDYVEENTLGVSHDTQLRTTILLKAIVNGYKQKKQMEKRHTDEKQLLFHYAYSVMRNRWQRLEKIFSGSHRFSLQSLEPRYCTFFKKVTGPSPAYAWVKCEKEEETDCTGVLRKAGIIGRNASVFEADKRYVRLSLLKRDDNFALLERRLQALVS